Within Streptomyces antibioticus, the genomic segment CTTCCGGCTCGAGACCGAGCGCGTCGCCGCCGCCGCTGCTGCCTGAGCCTTCGACTCAACTGGCTTTCCGGCGAACTGATTTCGTCCTTCTTTTCCTTCGTGCCCCTGGAGGGTTCCCATGTCCAAGAAGCCGTCCGTCGTCATCGCCTACTACTCCGGGTTCGGTCACACCGACGTGCTCGCCCGCGCCGTGGAGCGCGGCGCCGTCGAGGCCGGTGCCGAGGTGTCCCTCGTGCCGGTCGACTCGATCTCGGACGAGCAGTGGCGGCTGCTGGACGAGGCCGACGCCATCGTGTTCGGTTCGCCGACCTACATGGGGTCGGCCGCGGGCAAGTTCCATGTCTTCGCGGAGTCCACGAGCAAGCGGTGGGCGTCGGCCGCCTGGCGCGACAAGCTCGGCGCGGGCTTCACCAACGCGGCCTGCAAGGCGGGCGACAAGCACTCGACGCTGGCCTACTTCGCGACGCTCGCCGCCCAGCACCAGATGAACTGGGTGAACCTGGGCCTGCACCCGGGCTGGCACACCAGCGCCGAGTCGGAGAACGACCTCAACCGGCTGGGCTACTTCAACGGCGCCGCCGCCTCCACCCCCGCCGACCTTCCCGCGGAAGGCGTCTCCAAGGCGGACATCGCCACCGCCGAGCACCTCGGTGAGCGTGTCGCCCGGCACACCGCCGTCGTCCTGGCCGGCCGCGCCGCCCTCGGCCTCACCGCCTGACCCCGCCTGCCCCCACACCCCTCCCCTCCGCCACGAGGGCGGCCACGCCCCTCCCCTGGAGCCCCCCAGATGAAGAACTCAGCACTGCTCGTCCGCACCGCGCTCGGACCGGCCATCGGCGGCACCCTGTTCTACGTCGCCGCCCACTACCTGCCGCCGACGCCCTACTGGGACGGCTTCCTGCGGGTGCTGCCCGCCGGTCTGCTGCTGCTGGCGATCCGCCCCGCCCTGCCCCGCGGCTCGTGGTGGTGGAAGTCGCTGGTGCTCGGCATGCTCAACATGGGCCTGTTCACCGTGTTCCTGCTGATCTCCGCGCAGCGGCTGCCCGGCGGTGTGGCGGCCACCCTCAACTCGACGTCGAGCCTGGTGGCCATCGCCGTCGCGTCGGTGGTCCTCAAGGAGAAGATCCGGCCGCACCACTACATCGCCTGTGTGGTCGGGGTGATCGGTGTCGCGCTGCTCGTGCTGCGCAGTTCGGCGTCCCTGGACGCGATCGGCGTTCTGGCCGGTGTCGGCAGCGCCTCCAGCATGGGCATCGGCAGCGTCCTGGCCCGTAAGTGGGGGCGTCCGGAGGGCGTGCACAGCCTCACCACCGCGGGCTGGACCCTGCTCGGCGCGGCCGTCTTCCTGCTGCCCCTGGCCTTCCTCTTCGAGGGCGCGCCGCCGAGCTTCAGCGGCAAGGAGCTGTTCGGTCTCGCCTGGGCAGCGTTCGTGGTCGGCGCGCTCGGCTTCGCCCTCTTCCTCTCCGGTGTCCAGCGGCTGCCGGTCTCGCAGTCCGCACCGCTGCCCCTGATGAACCCGGTCACCGCGGCCATCCTCGGCTGGGTGGCGGTCGGGGAGCGGCTCACCCTGCCGCAGTTGCTCGGCGGTGTGCTGGTCTGTGCGGCGATCGTCCTGGTCGCCAACCCGAATCTGCTGGGCCGCTTCTTCACCAAGCCGGAGCCGGAGACGGAGACGGAGACGGCGGCGACGGCGGCGACGGAGCCGGAGCGGGCCGAGGTCACGGCCGGTGCCACCGACGGCCCCAAGACCGCCGGGTCGACGTCCTAGCCCGCGGCCCCGCCGCTTACGGAGATACGGGAGAAGGCATGGAGAACTACGACGTCGTCGTGGTCGGCGGTGGCCCGACCGGGCTGGTGACGGCCGGTCTGCTCGCCCGGGCCGGGGCGCGGGTCCTGGTCGCCGAACGCCGGCCGCACCGCGGCGACCGTCCCAAGGCGGTCGTGCTGCACGCGCCGACCCTGGAACTGCTCGACGCGCTCGGGCTGCTGGACGACGTGGTGGCCCGCAGCATTCCGCTGGAACGATTCGCCTTCCGCGTCAGCGGGGGAGCGGAATTCACCGCCGAGATGACCGGGATGGACTCTCATCTCGACGGCTACCGGAATCTTCCGCAGCCCGTTCTGGAAGGGCTCCTGGAGAAATACTCGCTGGAATACGGCGCCCATATCGAGCGGGGCGTCGGATATCTGTCGCACGAGGTGACGGATTCCGGAGCGACCGTCCGTTTCGACGGCCGTGACGACGTCCGCTGTTCGTATCTGGTCGGCGCCGACGGGCCGCGGAGCGCCGTACGGGAGTCCCTGGGCGTGGCCATGACCGGCCGCAGTCTGACCACGAGCTATCTGCTCGTCGAGGGCGTGCCCCAGGAACTGGTGGGCCGCGACGAGGTCGGCGTGCACGTCGGCGAGCACGGCATGGTCACGATGATGCCGATCCCCGGTGACCAGGTGCTCGTCGCCGGTCCCGCGGTGGCCGGGCTGGCTCTGGAACGCGGCGCCGAGGTGCCGTGGAGCACGATCGCCGAGGCCGTCGAGACGCTCGGTTTCGGCAGCCGGCTGCGGCTCGCGGAGGCCGTGCGCACCAGCCACTACTCGGTGGACCTGCGGGTCGCCGACCGTCTGGTGAGCGGCCGCGTCGCACTGGCCGGAGACGCCGCGCATCTCAACACCCCGGCCGGCGGACAGGGTCTCAATCTCGGTATCGGTGACGCCGTCGCGCTTTCCTGGCGTATTCTCGCGGCCCTGAAAAACGACGACCCGGATCTCCTTCTGGGATATGATCCGGAACGTCGTGAATTCGCCGCCAAGGTCGGCCGTACGACATTCCTGGCGCCGCTGATCGAGCGGATCCGCTCGGTCGACGAGCATTCCCGGCCGGCCGTCCAGCGGGAGCTGGACGAACTGGCGCTGTGCTGGAGCCAGCTCTATCCCGGCGAGGAGAACTGGCGCGCCGACGGCCGCTATGAGTTGGGGGTCGGGGCGCGGGTGCCTACCCGGATCCGCGCCGACGGGCGGCTCCTTCCGTTCCTCGACCCCCACGACCGGGCGGACGCGTCGACGCTGCTGTGGTTCGACGGGACACCTCCCGAGGATCTCGTGGCGATCGAGAGCGGTGCCGCGCTGCCGCCGGTGCGTGAGGTGCGCCGGGCCGCGGTGCCCGCCGGTGACCGGGTCACCGTGCCTGAGGGCGCTCGCGGTCTCCTCGTCCGGCCGGACCGGCGGGTGGCACGAGTGCTGAGGAAGCCCGCCTCGGGCCGTCTGTGAGAACGACTTTGGCCATCCCTGCACAAAACATCCCTTACCGATCAAGAGAGTTGGGATCCGCGTGACCACAACCGCCGCTGCCCGTACCACCGATGAGACCGTGGACGCGTTCTTCGCCGCGTTCGGTGCCGGGGACTCCGAGGCGCTGCTCGGGCAGTTCGCCGACACCGTCGACTTCCGGGTCTCCGGCGCCCCGAACGTGCCCTGGGCCGGCTCCCGTTCCACCAAGGCCGAGATCGCCGAGTTCTTCGGGCTCTTCCCGCAACTCCTCAGCGGGCCCGAGTCGTTCGAGATCACCACGCGGATCAGCCAGGGCCAGGACGCCGTCGTCATCGCCGACTGCGTCTTCGAAGTGACCGCCACCCAGAAGAAGTTCCACAACCGGTACGCGCTGCACTTCACGGTCGTAGAGGGCCGTATCGCCCGCTACCACATGTACGAGGACAGCTACGCGATCCACGAGGCGTTCACCGCCTGACCTCAGCGACTCCGTTTTATCAGCGCATTCACTGAAAGAGAGAAGCACATGTCGTTCCCCGCCATGCCCAAGGCAGTTCACCAGTTCTACGCCGGTTCGCTGGCCGCCGACGCCGAGCTGTGGGGTGCCGGGTTCGCCGAGGACGCGCTCTTCCACGACCCGGTCGGCAGCGAGCCGATCCGCGGCCGTGAGGCGATCCTCGCCAAGCTGCGCAAGGTGATCCCGCTGTTCGACCCGTTCATCGGCATCACCCCGATCGAGGCGTACACCACCGGCGGCGAGACCGCGGTGTCCTGGCGCGGCGCCGTCGTCACCACCGACGGCAACCCCGTCAACTGGTCCGGCATCTCGGTGTTCCGCCTCAACGACGAGGGTCTGATCGCCGAGGCGCGCCTGTACTTCCACCACGGCGTCTTCTCCGCGCAGGCGCAGCTCGCCGGTCACTGAGCAGTCCCGCCGTCCGCGCCGGCTTGTCCGGGCTGGCGCGGACGGCGGTCATCGAATCCGAAGGGGGAGGATTTCATGCAGGCCGACGGCCTCATACAAGGACTTCGACTCGACAGCGTCGACGACGTCCTCGGGGACCGCCAGGGGCGGTTCTTCGGGGAGGGCTTCAAGCGGGTGGGCTACTCGCTGGCCGACATCACCGTCGTACCGGAGGACGCGGGCGGTACGAAGGGCCATGTGCACGCCACCGCCGGGATCCATCTGCCCGACACCTGGTCGCGCAAGGGCGAGACCCTCCAGCGGCCGCATCTGTCGACGCTCGACGGGATGATCCTGGCCGCCCGGCTCACCGGGCTGTACGTCGCGCACGCCCGGCGTCTCGGTGCCGACGCGCGCTTCCGGGTCCGCGGGGTGCGCATCAAGGCGGGCAACGCACCCGACGAGGAGGGTCTGGAACGGTTCCCGGTGTCCGCCCGGCTCCGTTCGGCCGTCGTCTCCGCCGAGGCCCCCGGCCTGTCCACGACCACCATGGACTGCACGATCGGCGCGATGAGCGTGCAGGTCGAGACCGAGCATCCCACGGGCGTCGAGAGCCCGGCCGAGGGCCGCTACGGCGACTCGGCCGAGCTGGACGGTCCGTGGAACCACGCCCCGTTCGGGGTCTCCCACCACGAGCGCGCCCAGTTCCTGGAGGACGTCGTCGCGGACGCCTCCGCCGGGACGGCCGACGCCCGGCTCACCCTCGTGGACGGCCAGGACGTGCCGAAGGGACAGGGGCCCACGGCGGTCGACCTGTTCGTCTGCGCGCTCCAGCTCGGGCAGGTGCTGCTCTACGAGCTGGACGGTCTGACGCGGGCCGGCTCCAACACGCTGTGGATGCGGCGGACTTCGATCGAGGTCGCCCCTGTGCCGGACGACGCGGCCGGTTCCGACGGCCGTTTCCGGGTCCTGCTGGGGCGGAGCAACGCTCTGCCCACCGCCGAGGGCACCTGGCGCACCGCGCGGATCACCGCGTCCCTCGGGGACCTGCGGATGAGCTGCGACGTCGCCCATCTGCTGCCCTGAGCCCAGCCGCCGACCCTTCAGGAAGCGATCACCGTGGACAACACAGCCGTCGCGCTGGTCGGCCTGGGCAGCTATCTGCCGCCGCAGCGCATCTCCAACGAGACCCTCTGCGCCCGTCTCGACACCACCGACGAGTGGATCACCAGCCGTACCGGCATCAAGAACCGGCACTGGGCCGGGCCCGGGGTCGCCACCGGTGACCTCGCCGTCGAGGCCGGGCACCGCGCCCTCAAGTCGGCCGGTCTGGAGCCCGGGACCGGCGCGGTCGACCTGGTCGTCCTGGCCACCACCACCCCCGACAACCCCTGCCCCGCGACCGCCCCGGACGTGGCCTCCCGGCTCGGTCTCGGCCATGTGCCGGCCTACGACATCGCCGCGGTGTGCTCCGGGTTCCTCTACGCGCTCGCGGCCGCCTCGGCCCACATCCACACGGGTCTCGCGAAGAGAGCCCTGGTCATCGGGGCCGAGACCTACTCCACGATCCTCAACCCCGCCGACCGCACCACCAACGTGATCTTCGGCGACGGCGCCGGGGCGGTCGTGCTCTCCGCGGTGCCCGCCGACGAGGGCGACGGGAACGGGCTGCTGCTCGACATGGACCTCGGGTCCGACGGCACCGGCCGGAACCTGATCACGATCCCGGCCGGCGGATCACGTCAGCGCGCCACCACGCCGGTCCCCGCGGACGACGAGCAGTACTTCACGATGCAGGGCAAGAAGGTCTTCACCCAGGCCGTCAACCGGATGACGGAGTCCTCGCGGACCGTCCTCGACCGGCTGGGCTGGAGCGCCGACCAGGTCGACTGGCTGGTGGGCCATCAGGCCAACGTCCGCATCCTCAACTCGGTGGCCCGCGGCCTCGGCATCCCCGAGGAGCGCGCGGTCATCAACCTCGACAAGGTCGGCAACACCTCCGCGGCCTCCATCCCGCTGGCCCTCGCCGACGCGGCCGCGGACGGCTCCCTGCGGCCCGGCGCCCGGGTCCTGCTGACCGCGTTCGGCGGCGGCCTCACCTGGGGGTCCGTCGCGCTGACCTGGCCGGACATCGTTCCCGCCTGACCAGCCGTATCCCGTTTGTCCTCCTCCCCCGCCCAGAAAGGCGACGATCCCTCATGACCACGTCCACGCTGCCCCTGGCCGACGTCCTGCTCGACATCCTGCGCACCGACTACGAGGTCCCGGAGGACATCGACGTCGACACCGACTTCGAGAGCATGGAGTTCGACTCCCTGGTCCTCGTCGAGTTCGCCGTGGCCCTCTCGCGCCGTTTCGACGTCGACGTCGAGGACCACGAACTCCAGGAGGCCGCCACCGTCGCCGGCACCGTGGAGCTGCTCAGGTCCAAGGGCATCCAGGGCTGACCTGCACCTTCCTCCCCAGGAGAGACCATGAGCCGCCCCGCCACCGGTCCGCGCCGCCTCGCCTTCTTCGATGTCGACGGCACCCTCACCACGGCCACCACGCTCTTCCGTTTCCTGCGCTACTACCTCGCCGCCCAGGGCCACGGCCCCCGGGTGTACGAGCAGCGGCGCCAGGAGCTGAAGGCCATGACCGCCGTGGGGGTGCCCCGCGAGGCGACGAACCGGGCCTACTTCACCAACTTCCGTGACGCCGACGCGGCGACCGTGACCCGGCTCGGCCGGGCCTGGTTCGAGGCGGAGCTGGCGCGGGGCGGTCTGCTCAACGCGAGCGCGGTGGACGCCCTGCGCGGGCATGTCTCGCGCGGGGAGACCGTCGTCCTCGTCTCGGGGTCCTTCCCGGCGGTGCTCTGGCCGCTCGCCGAGCACCTCGGGGTGACCGACGTCTGGGCCACGCTGCCCGAGATCACCGACGGGCGGTACACCGGGCGCCTGTCGCGCGAGCCGATGATCGGCCCGGTCAAGGCCGAGGCGGCGCGACTGGCCGCCTCCGTCCACGGCGCCGACCTCGCCGACTGCTTCTCCTACGGCGACCATCTCTCCGACCTGCCGATCCTCGAAGCCGTGGGCACACCGGTCGTCGTCTCCGGTGACCCACGGCTCGACGAGCGGGCGCGGCTGCGCGGCTGGACCGTCCTGCCCGGCGCTCCTGAGGCACCGGAACTGGAGCTGGGCGCGTGTGCGGAGGCCGCCCCGTAGATGCCGTGGCCGTCGCCCCGGTCGTTCAGGCCGCCGCGCTGCCCAGCAGGCGCATGGTGTGGGCCGCCGAGGCGAGCGTCATATGGCGGTGCCAGCCGCAGAAGGAGCGTCCGACGAAGTCCCGGGTGCCCGTCCGGCCGGCCCCGAGGTTCTGGTCCAGGGCCACTCTCCGGGTGAGTTTCGTCAGCCGCACCAGCTCGTCCGGCGCCGCATCGACCAGGTCGGTGACCCAGATCTGTGCCGGGGTGCGCCGGCCGGGGTGCCATTCGCCGAGGAGCAGCAGCGGGCGGTGGGCATCCGGTCGGTGGGCGCCCTGCCGGTCGTAGGGCAGCCGGTTGTCGGGCTGCCGGTCGTCGGGCAGCCGGACCCGTACGGCGGTCACCCAGGAAGTGTGGGTCAGGCCGCGGTTGCCCGGGTCCGCCCACTCGACCTCGCGCCGGGCCGACCGTACGGAGTCGAGGATGCTCGCGGCCGGTGCCGAGGCTGGAGTCGAGCCAGGCGCCGGGGCGTCGTCCAGCACGAACCGGTCGGTCGCCGAGGTCCGGGCCAGGACGGGCAGCCCGGCGGAGAGGAAACGGTGCGCCGACTGCCAGTCGGTGCCGCCGCGCAGGTCCATCAGCACCGGCCGGGGCGGGAGTTGCCAGTCGCGGGCCGCCTCCAGGACGGCGGCGGGGCCGCATTGCTCGACGGGCTCGTAGGACAGGGCGGGCGGGATCTCGGCCCGGGTGCGCAGTTCGGCGTCCTCCATCCAGTGGCGGGGCATGAACAGCCGCCAGTTGACGGGGGCGCTGAAGGCGGCGGAGGCGTACCAGGCGGCGAACGCCCGCTGCCCGCTGACGGTTCGGCCCGCCCTGGTGTCGGCGAAACGGTCCACCCCGACGGTGTGTTCGCCGACCTTGGGGATCGTCACGGCGTGCAGCACCCATGCCTGCGGTGGACGCATCCGCTCCAGGAACCCGGCGTGCGCGGCGCGCATGGGCGCCCAGTCCCAGGTCGAACCGCTGATGAAGTGATGCAGCCGCTGTTCCTCGTCCGGCAGGCCGAGCGAGAGGGCGATGTTGCGGACGGACTTGCGGCCGTCGGCCAGCAGCAGACCGCGCAGATAGTGCTCGCCGCGCACCCGCTGGTCCCGTCTGCTCAGCGAGGAGAAGAGCGTCTCCAGCAGCTCTTCCCTGCTCCTGCGCACCTCGTCACGGCGCTGTCGCGCGCGTGGGTCGGGTCGTATGCCGTGCCGTGCGTCGAGTCGTGCGCCGAGGCGCGGGTCGAGGCGTGGGTCGCGGGCCGGGTGGATCACGGTGCTCATGTCTGTTCCCCCTTGGATGCCGGTCCGGATCGGGACCGGCCATCCTTGAAAAATATAGAGCACTCGTTTTGTTTTGGCATCCTGCTCAGATGCCGCGGCGCGCGATGCCGTGCTGGATCAGGGCCCACAGGCGGGTGATCTCCTGCCCGGGGTCGAGGTCGGGGCGCTGCCCTGGGCGGCGAGCCTCGGCGGCCGTCAGCAGATGGTCCGCCAGCGCCGTGACCAGGCCGGGTTCCGCCCCGGGGGCGAGTTCGCCGCGAGTGTCGGCCTGGGCGACGAGCGCGGTGAGCCGTGGTGTCCACGCGTCGTGCCAGCGCGCGGCGATGTCCGGCCGCTCCCGGGCCAGCAGGGCGCCGGCCCGGACCACGACGTCCTCGCGGAGCAGCACGGTGAGCGCGCGCAGCAGGGTTCCCACGGCGTGCAGCGGGGAGTCGTCCTCCCGGGCGGCCGCCTCGGCGACGGCTCTCGCGGTCGCCGAGCCGGCCTCTACGACGGCCTCGGCCAGGCCGCTCTTGTCGCGGAAGTGGAAGACCAGGGCCCCGACGGAGACCGCGCTCGACCGGCAGATGGCGGCGAGGCTGGCCCCCCGGTAGCCCTGGGCGTCGATGCACTCGGCGGCCCCGCGGATGATGGCTTCGCGGGTGCGCGCCGCCCTGACCTGCACCGTCGCACTCCTTCCGTGGGTCCGCCAGGAAGGTGGGTCCGTCAGGAAGGTATACGAGCGCAGGCCAGGTTTCAAAGCGATCGTTCTTTATTTTTTGGGCCCTCAGGGGGCGGCGCCCGGGTCAGTGCGTGGCGGTCGCCCCGCCGTCCACCGGTACGGCCGCCCCCGTCACGAACGAGGACCGGTCGCTGCACAGCCAGGCGGCGGCCCGTGCCACCTCCACCGGGTCGGCCAGCCGCCGCTGGATCGCGGCCGCGGCGAAGGTCTCCTCCAGCTCCGGTGCCTGCTGGAGGACCTGCGTCATCATCTCGGTCCGGGTGGCGCCCACGACCAGCGCGTTGACGCGGATGCCCTGGTCGCCGTAGTCCGCGGCGGCCGCCTTGGTCAGGCCGATGACCGCGTGCTTGGCGGCCACGTAGGCGGCCGAGGCGCCGGTGGCCGCGGTGCCCGCGACGCTGGAGGTGTTGACGACGGCGCCGCCGCGGCCGGAGGCGAGCATGGCGGGTATCTGGTGGCGCAGGCAGTTCCACACCCCGCGCACGTTGACGTCGAGGGTGCGGTCGTACGTCTCGTCGTCGATCTCGTGCAGCGGGACGCCCGCGGTGGCGTAACCGGCGTTGTTGAAGGCAGCGTCGAGGTGGCCGAAGGTCTCGACGGCCCGGCCGACCGCCTGGGCCACGTCCTTGCTCTCGGCCACGTCCCCGGGCACGGCGAGGGCACGGCCGCCCCCGGCGCGGATCTCCCGGGCGAGTGCTTCGAGGGGCTCCGCGCGCCGGGCCATGAGGACGACGGCGGCGCCCTCGGCGGCGAAGTGGCGGGCGGCGGCGGCCCCGATGCCGCTGGAGGCGCCGGTGATCATCGCGACTCTGCCGTTCAGCACGTCAGACCTCCCAGGTGGTGCCGGCGGCGGCCTCGGCGTCGATCCGCCGCAGCAGGTCCTCGTCGATGCGGTCGAGGCGGTCCACGAGGTGGCGCACCCCTGCCTCCCGCATCAGTTGGCGCTGGAAGCCGTGGGGGAAGGAGCTGGGCAGGCCGATGAACGGGGTGCCCAGGGCGCGCGCGGACTCGGCGACGCGGGCCACGTCGTCGACGAAGACC encodes:
- a CDS encoding flavodoxin family protein, producing MSKKPSVVIAYYSGFGHTDVLARAVERGAVEAGAEVSLVPVDSISDEQWRLLDEADAIVFGSPTYMGSAAGKFHVFAESTSKRWASAAWRDKLGAGFTNAACKAGDKHSTLAYFATLAAQHQMNWVNLGLHPGWHTSAESENDLNRLGYFNGAAASTPADLPAEGVSKADIATAEHLGERVARHTAVVLAGRAALGLTA
- a CDS encoding DMT family transporter; the protein is MKNSALLVRTALGPAIGGTLFYVAAHYLPPTPYWDGFLRVLPAGLLLLAIRPALPRGSWWWKSLVLGMLNMGLFTVFLLISAQRLPGGVAATLNSTSSLVAIAVASVVLKEKIRPHHYIACVVGVIGVALLVLRSSASLDAIGVLAGVGSASSMGIGSVLARKWGRPEGVHSLTTAGWTLLGAAVFLLPLAFLFEGAPPSFSGKELFGLAWAAFVVGALGFALFLSGVQRLPVSQSAPLPLMNPVTAAILGWVAVGERLTLPQLLGGVLVCAAIVLVANPNLLGRFFTKPEPETETETAATAATEPERAEVTAGATDGPKTAGSTS
- a CDS encoding FAD-dependent oxidoreductase; amino-acid sequence: MENYDVVVVGGGPTGLVTAGLLARAGARVLVAERRPHRGDRPKAVVLHAPTLELLDALGLLDDVVARSIPLERFAFRVSGGAEFTAEMTGMDSHLDGYRNLPQPVLEGLLEKYSLEYGAHIERGVGYLSHEVTDSGATVRFDGRDDVRCSYLVGADGPRSAVRESLGVAMTGRSLTTSYLLVEGVPQELVGRDEVGVHVGEHGMVTMMPIPGDQVLVAGPAVAGLALERGAEVPWSTIAEAVETLGFGSRLRLAEAVRTSHYSVDLRVADRLVSGRVALAGDAAHLNTPAGGQGLNLGIGDAVALSWRILAALKNDDPDLLLGYDPERREFAAKVGRTTFLAPLIERIRSVDEHSRPAVQRELDELALCWSQLYPGEENWRADGRYELGVGARVPTRIRADGRLLPFLDPHDRADASTLLWFDGTPPEDLVAIESGAALPPVREVRRAAVPAGDRVTVPEGARGLLVRPDRRVARVLRKPASGRL
- a CDS encoding nuclear transport factor 2 family protein, which translates into the protein MTTTAAARTTDETVDAFFAAFGAGDSEALLGQFADTVDFRVSGAPNVPWAGSRSTKAEIAEFFGLFPQLLSGPESFEITTRISQGQDAVVIADCVFEVTATQKKFHNRYALHFTVVEGRIARYHMYEDSYAIHEAFTA
- a CDS encoding nuclear transport factor 2 family protein, yielding MSFPAMPKAVHQFYAGSLAADAELWGAGFAEDALFHDPVGSEPIRGREAILAKLRKVIPLFDPFIGITPIEAYTTGGETAVSWRGAVVTTDGNPVNWSGISVFRLNDEGLIAEARLYFHHGVFSAQAQLAGH
- a CDS encoding AvrD family protein, with protein sequence MQADGLIQGLRLDSVDDVLGDRQGRFFGEGFKRVGYSLADITVVPEDAGGTKGHVHATAGIHLPDTWSRKGETLQRPHLSTLDGMILAARLTGLYVAHARRLGADARFRVRGVRIKAGNAPDEEGLERFPVSARLRSAVVSAEAPGLSTTTMDCTIGAMSVQVETEHPTGVESPAEGRYGDSAELDGPWNHAPFGVSHHERAQFLEDVVADASAGTADARLTLVDGQDVPKGQGPTAVDLFVCALQLGQVLLYELDGLTRAGSNTLWMRRTSIEVAPVPDDAAGSDGRFRVLLGRSNALPTAEGTWRTARITASLGDLRMSCDVAHLLP
- a CDS encoding beta-ketoacyl-ACP synthase III, which codes for MDNTAVALVGLGSYLPPQRISNETLCARLDTTDEWITSRTGIKNRHWAGPGVATGDLAVEAGHRALKSAGLEPGTGAVDLVVLATTTPDNPCPATAPDVASRLGLGHVPAYDIAAVCSGFLYALAAASAHIHTGLAKRALVIGAETYSTILNPADRTTNVIFGDGAGAVVLSAVPADEGDGNGLLLDMDLGSDGTGRNLITIPAGGSRQRATTPVPADDEQYFTMQGKKVFTQAVNRMTESSRTVLDRLGWSADQVDWLVGHQANVRILNSVARGLGIPEERAVINLDKVGNTSAASIPLALADAAADGSLRPGARVLLTAFGGGLTWGSVALTWPDIVPA
- a CDS encoding acyl carrier protein encodes the protein MTTSTLPLADVLLDILRTDYEVPEDIDVDTDFESMEFDSLVLVEFAVALSRRFDVDVEDHELQEAATVAGTVELLRSKGIQG
- a CDS encoding HAD family hydrolase — protein: MSRPATGPRRLAFFDVDGTLTTATTLFRFLRYYLAAQGHGPRVYEQRRQELKAMTAVGVPREATNRAYFTNFRDADAATVTRLGRAWFEAELARGGLLNASAVDALRGHVSRGETVVLVSGSFPAVLWPLAEHLGVTDVWATLPEITDGRYTGRLSREPMIGPVKAEAARLAASVHGADLADCFSYGDHLSDLPILEAVGTPVVVSGDPRLDERARLRGWTVLPGAPEAPELELGACAEAAP
- a CDS encoding IS701 family transposase — encoded protein: MSTVIHPARDPRLDPRLGARLDARHGIRPDPRARQRRDEVRRSREELLETLFSSLSRRDQRVRGEHYLRGLLLADGRKSVRNIALSLGLPDEEQRLHHFISGSTWDWAPMRAAHAGFLERMRPPQAWVLHAVTIPKVGEHTVGVDRFADTRAGRTVSGQRAFAAWYASAAFSAPVNWRLFMPRHWMEDAELRTRAEIPPALSYEPVEQCGPAAVLEAARDWQLPPRPVLMDLRGGTDWQSAHRFLSAGLPVLARTSATDRFVLDDAPAPGSTPASAPAASILDSVRSARREVEWADPGNRGLTHTSWVTAVRVRLPDDRQPDNRLPYDRQGAHRPDAHRPLLLLGEWHPGRRTPAQIWVTDLVDAAPDELVRLTKLTRRVALDQNLGAGRTGTRDFVGRSFCGWHRHMTLASAAHTMRLLGSAAA
- a CDS encoding TetR/AcrR family transcriptional regulator translates to MQVRAARTREAIIRGAAECIDAQGYRGASLAAICRSSAVSVGALVFHFRDKSGLAEAVVEAGSATARAVAEAAAREDDSPLHAVGTLLRALTVLLREDVVVRAGALLARERPDIAARWHDAWTPRLTALVAQADTRGELAPGAEPGLVTALADHLLTAAEARRPGQRPDLDPGQEITRLWALIQHGIARRGI
- a CDS encoding SDR family NAD(P)-dependent oxidoreductase; translation: MLNGRVAMITGASSGIGAAAARHFAAEGAAVVLMARRAEPLEALAREIRAGGGRALAVPGDVAESKDVAQAVGRAVETFGHLDAAFNNAGYATAGVPLHEIDDETYDRTLDVNVRGVWNCLRHQIPAMLASGRGGAVVNTSSVAGTAATGASAAYVAAKHAVIGLTKAAAADYGDQGIRVNALVVGATRTEMMTQVLQQAPELEETFAAAAIQRRLADPVEVARAAAWLCSDRSSFVTGAAVPVDGGATATH